A portion of the Ferrimicrobium sp. genome contains these proteins:
- a CDS encoding response regulator transcription factor produces MRILVVDDEETLVDTLKRGLVAEGFAVDTCLNGIDGINLARSAPYDCIVLDIMLPGMNGFKFTATLRSEEIWTPILMLTAKDGELDEAEALDTGADDFLKKPFSFTVLVARIRALLRRNVDSRPPVLAAGDLKLDPSSHSVSRGDTIIDLTTREFSFLELLMRSKGKVLNKREIIEHVWDYDFEGDSNIVEVYIGYLRKKIDAPFGTKSIRTVRGVGYLLEEDGGSAAVVTCDEVSAPV; encoded by the coding sequence ATGCGAATCCTAGTAGTGGATGATGAAGAAACATTGGTGGACACCCTGAAACGTGGGCTCGTCGCGGAGGGTTTTGCAGTCGACACCTGTCTCAACGGAATAGATGGTATCAATCTGGCGAGGAGTGCGCCCTATGACTGCATCGTTCTCGATATCATGCTGCCGGGCATGAACGGCTTTAAATTCACCGCTACCTTAAGAAGCGAGGAGATCTGGACACCGATCCTGATGCTGACCGCCAAGGATGGAGAGCTCGATGAAGCTGAGGCTCTCGATACCGGCGCTGATGACTTTCTCAAGAAACCCTTCTCGTTCACCGTGCTCGTCGCTCGAATCCGGGCACTGCTCCGTCGTAACGTCGACAGTCGACCACCCGTGCTCGCCGCCGGTGATCTCAAACTCGATCCATCGAGTCACTCAGTCTCCCGCGGGGATACCATTATCGACCTCACCACCCGTGAGTTTTCCTTTCTTGAGTTGCTGATGCGATCCAAGGGTAAAGTGCTGAACAAACGTGAGATCATTGAACACGTTTGGGACTACGATTTTGAGGGAGACTCCAATATCGTCGAGGTGTACATTGGCTACCTGCGCAAGAAAATCGATGCCCCCTTTGGGACAAAATCGATCCGTACGGTGCGTGGGGTCGGTTACCTCCTTGAGGAGGATGGTGGATCGGCGGCGGTTGTCACCTGCGATGAGGTTTCCGCGCCTGTCTAA
- a CDS encoding acyl-CoA dehydrogenase family protein, which yields MRATLNFAFTSEQEELKATTRRFLTQRLPTSLVRTTMESTTPIPIDLWQAMVNELGIAGLLIPESQGGLGLGFVEAACVLQEIGRAVAPLPFLVTSVLGASLLNQATNDDPVIAETIAGISSGAVVLGLVSGTAEHPLHPSGTWHDTGIDAESRFVLDGTQATHLLITLEREGERVLALVRADAPGVVLTQQTTLDLTRPMAQVSFNASPGTMVLDGPALEAATPAFEALANASMAQDMVGGAERVLEMSVAYAKDRHQFGRPIGSFQAVKHRLADMLVDLESAKSVALYAAFTLADQADDQAIAATTAKATCGDAYYRIAASSIQVHGGIGFTWEHDAHLYFKRAKADQILFGNGPAQRRKLAQLLGII from the coding sequence GTGAGGGCTACGTTGAACTTTGCGTTTACGTCGGAACAGGAAGAGCTCAAGGCTACCACCCGTCGATTTCTTACCCAACGCTTGCCAACAAGTCTCGTACGCACCACGATGGAGTCCACGACCCCCATCCCCATCGATCTTTGGCAGGCGATGGTCAACGAACTGGGGATTGCCGGCCTGCTCATCCCTGAGTCCCAAGGGGGACTCGGGCTTGGCTTCGTCGAGGCAGCCTGCGTCCTCCAAGAGATTGGCCGCGCGGTGGCTCCTCTCCCGTTCCTGGTGACGTCAGTCCTTGGTGCTAGCCTCCTCAACCAAGCGACCAATGATGATCCTGTCATCGCAGAGACGATCGCGGGGATCAGCAGTGGCGCAGTGGTGCTCGGGCTGGTCAGCGGGACCGCCGAGCATCCACTCCATCCAAGTGGCACCTGGCATGACACCGGCATCGACGCCGAAAGCCGATTCGTGCTCGACGGCACCCAGGCCACCCATCTGCTCATCACCCTTGAGAGAGAGGGCGAGCGGGTACTCGCACTCGTGCGAGCCGACGCCCCGGGGGTTGTGCTCACCCAACAGACCACACTTGACCTCACCCGGCCAATGGCCCAGGTCTCGTTCAACGCTTCACCAGGAACGATGGTGCTCGATGGTCCAGCGTTGGAGGCAGCAACGCCTGCCTTCGAGGCACTGGCGAACGCAAGCATGGCTCAAGACATGGTTGGTGGAGCCGAACGTGTACTCGAGATGTCAGTTGCCTACGCAAAGGACCGCCATCAGTTCGGCCGTCCAATCGGTAGTTTCCAAGCCGTCAAACACCGTCTCGCGGACATGCTTGTTGACTTGGAATCCGCGAAGTCGGTAGCGCTCTACGCTGCTTTCACACTCGCAGATCAGGCAGATGATCAGGCGATTGCAGCCACGACCGCAAAGGCAACCTGTGGGGATGCCTACTATCGCATCGCAGCATCCTCGATTCAGGTGCATGGCGGTATCGGCTTCACCTGGGAACACGATGCCCATCTGTACTTCAAGCGGGCCAAAGCCGACCAAATCTTGTTTGGGAACGGGCCTGCCCAACGACGTAAACTCGCACAGCTCCTCGGTATCATCTAG
- a CDS encoding MBL fold metallo-hydrolase: protein MQTTYTVGDLTIEQFVVGPLENNLYVLTTPSSPEALLIDATAGDDVLVDALVQRNVTKVIITHGHHDHIGAVAALRQQGMRVMVGEPDASLLDGFDTTLVDNELIRFGALNLRILATPGHTPGSVCIAPEGYELLFTGDTLFPGGPGATKFPGGDFPTIIESIRRIFATFPAETVLLPGHGASTTIGTQVGSLDEWIARGW, encoded by the coding sequence GTGCAAACCACGTATACCGTTGGGGATCTTACGATTGAGCAGTTTGTGGTAGGGCCGCTTGAGAATAATCTTTACGTCCTGACCACCCCGAGTTCACCAGAGGCACTCCTCATCGATGCCACCGCCGGCGATGATGTTCTTGTCGATGCGTTGGTCCAGCGGAACGTCACCAAGGTCATCATTACGCATGGTCATCACGACCATATCGGTGCTGTGGCGGCACTGCGACAACAGGGAATGAGGGTGATGGTGGGAGAGCCTGATGCTTCGTTGCTCGATGGGTTTGATACGACCTTGGTCGATAACGAATTGATCAGGTTTGGTGCTCTCAATCTACGTATTTTGGCGACGCCGGGACACACCCCTGGATCTGTTTGCATCGCTCCTGAGGGTTATGAACTGCTCTTTACTGGAGATACGCTGTTCCCAGGCGGACCTGGGGCGACCAAGTTCCCTGGTGGCGATTTCCCTACCATTATCGAGTCGATCCGCCGCATCTTTGCCACTTTCCCCGCCGAAACAGTCCTACTGCCGGGTCATGGTGCTTCGACTACGATTGGAACACAGGTCGGCAGCTTGGACGAATGGATCGCAAGAGGCTGGTGA
- a CDS encoding DUF1707 domain-containing protein has protein sequence MDRESTPDKSSELQASAEDRERARALLLERFRSGDLDFDEYEVRLMLLAKARKVSQIYEATFEKTRAPFVGPRWDRRIRRLDSFGLIPVVALAALSFFMGWIFPVLAIVIVAFLLTNLGYGVQWLRYRPIKRSLAKSNHPV, from the coding sequence ATGGATCGAGAGAGTACCCCAGACAAGAGCAGCGAGCTGCAGGCATCCGCCGAAGATCGAGAGCGGGCTCGCGCCCTGCTGCTTGAACGCTTCAGGTCCGGAGATCTTGACTTTGACGAGTACGAAGTTCGTCTCATGTTGCTTGCCAAGGCCCGCAAGGTTTCCCAGATCTATGAAGCAACGTTTGAGAAGACACGCGCACCCTTCGTGGGTCCTCGTTGGGATCGCCGAATTCGTCGTCTTGACTCGTTTGGTCTGATCCCAGTCGTGGCGCTGGCAGCGCTCAGCTTCTTCATGGGTTGGATTTTCCCCGTCTTGGCGATCGTCATCGTTGCATTCCTGCTGACGAACCTAGGGTACGGAGTGCAGTGGCTGCGCTACCGTCCGATCAAACGAAGCCTTGCAAAGAGCAATCATCCCGTCTAA
- a CDS encoding RimK family alpha-L-glutamate ligase: MEMRSGSGDRLSQSPMRTEDREVVVVANLGLGEKFFDHGILYQRGLSKTFEHVELVSTEYLLSRVTHVDRRHELILFLDKDVAVAEVLELQGATVINSSLSIAICDDKRRTYAHLAAAGLRIPKTVMMPPLYPKQKIATHLVLSAVAEVGLPLVIKEANGSFGAQVYLAQTVDDVFAIVDALADRQLLVQEFIASSRGRDLRLQVVNGRCIAAIARQHPDDFRANLSAGGVGAPYKPSAAECALAEASAAAVGGFNVGVDLLFDDANEGSIVCEVNSNAHIWRLSAISGVDVPYHVGLALRQWLCA; the protein is encoded by the coding sequence ATGGAGATGCGCTCTGGATCGGGTGACCGATTGAGTCAATCACCTATGCGCACCGAGGATCGAGAGGTGGTTGTTGTAGCCAACCTTGGCCTCGGGGAGAAGTTTTTCGATCACGGCATCCTCTATCAACGTGGACTCAGTAAGACCTTTGAACATGTCGAGCTAGTGAGCACCGAGTATCTCCTCAGCCGAGTGACACATGTTGATCGACGACACGAGCTCATTCTCTTTCTTGACAAAGATGTTGCAGTTGCAGAGGTACTTGAGCTCCAAGGTGCGACGGTGATCAACAGCTCGTTGTCGATCGCGATCTGTGATGACAAGCGCCGCACCTATGCCCACCTAGCGGCAGCGGGCTTGCGTATTCCAAAGACAGTGATGATGCCGCCGCTCTATCCAAAGCAGAAAATCGCCACCCACTTGGTGCTATCGGCGGTTGCGGAGGTTGGGCTCCCCCTGGTGATCAAAGAGGCGAATGGATCCTTTGGAGCTCAGGTGTACCTGGCCCAAACTGTCGATGATGTTTTTGCGATAGTCGACGCATTGGCCGATCGACAGCTGCTCGTACAGGAGTTTATCGCGAGTTCACGAGGACGTGATCTACGGCTACAGGTCGTCAATGGGCGCTGCATTGCCGCCATTGCTCGTCAGCATCCTGATGACTTTCGCGCAAATCTTTCGGCTGGGGGCGTTGGCGCCCCCTACAAGCCCTCGGCAGCGGAGTGCGCGTTAGCCGAGGCGAGCGCGGCGGCGGTTGGGGGCTTCAATGTCGGTGTCGATCTCCTCTTTGACGATGCGAATGAGGGTTCTATCGTCTGTGAAGTGAACTCCAATGCGCACATCTGGAGGTTGTCGGCGATCTCCGGGGTGGATGTGCCCTATCACGTGGGCCTGGCGCTTCGACAATGGCTCTGCGCGTAG
- a CDS encoding MFS transporter, whose amino-acid sequence MSADNPKVTATRPSTTRTGLALAVVMTGVLITAVDTTIVVLALPEIERGLHVALASVIWIIIGYLLVVTLLASQVGRLGDMYGRVKMYETGFVVFIIGSALCAISWDEPAIIAFRILQGIGGALVTANSGAVIADLFPPEKRGRAYGFNGIGYSLGAVLGIVLGGIIVTFISWRWIFWINVPIGLVAVILALRVLHDGGTRERRKIDLWGMLTAGLGLFGILWAVTNLATHTLDLSLLLFLIGGIVVLIVFVFIEHRQTDPMVHLSLFKVPTMTPSLLASLCQGLANYAVLFLVLMYLQGPRGLSPLDASLLLVPGYLVGGAIGPFSGRMADKIGPVLPATFGLATQIIGLLLYAQLGMTTGLWLVVVASVVNGIGSSSFFPANNSAVMKAAPRQVFGIASGMLRTFQNTGMVFSFSMAILIASRSIPRQVAFAIFVGTAKLHGEIAQVFVNGLHSAFYASMIFLVVAAILSATRVRHGLITASAHKPVHTQN is encoded by the coding sequence TTGAGTGCAGATAACCCCAAGGTAACAGCAACCAGACCATCGACGACCAGAACCGGGTTGGCCCTCGCAGTGGTCATGACCGGGGTGCTCATCACAGCGGTGGATACCACGATCGTTGTGCTTGCGCTACCTGAAATCGAACGGGGCCTCCACGTTGCACTCGCCTCGGTCATCTGGATAATTATCGGATATCTACTGGTGGTGACACTCCTTGCTTCGCAAGTCGGCCGGCTCGGCGACATGTACGGACGAGTCAAAATGTATGAGACCGGTTTTGTCGTCTTCATCATCGGCTCAGCGCTCTGTGCCATCTCGTGGGATGAACCAGCAATCATTGCGTTCCGGATTCTTCAGGGAATCGGCGGAGCGCTTGTGACCGCCAACAGCGGCGCGGTCATCGCCGATCTTTTCCCACCGGAGAAACGGGGGCGTGCCTATGGCTTCAACGGCATTGGCTACAGCCTCGGTGCCGTACTCGGAATCGTCCTCGGAGGAATCATCGTCACTTTTATCTCATGGAGATGGATCTTCTGGATCAACGTACCGATCGGTCTCGTGGCCGTCATCCTCGCCCTTCGCGTCCTCCACGATGGCGGAACTCGTGAACGCAGGAAGATCGACCTGTGGGGAATGCTGACTGCGGGTCTCGGCCTTTTTGGTATCCTGTGGGCGGTGACGAACCTCGCCACGCACACACTCGACCTGTCGCTACTCCTCTTTCTCATCGGCGGCATCGTCGTCCTCATCGTTTTTGTCTTTATCGAGCATCGGCAAACCGACCCCATGGTCCATCTCTCTCTTTTCAAGGTACCGACCATGACTCCATCGCTACTTGCCTCACTCTGCCAAGGACTCGCAAACTACGCCGTGCTCTTTCTGGTTCTGATGTACCTCCAGGGGCCGCGTGGCCTCTCGCCCCTCGACGCCTCACTCCTCTTGGTTCCCGGTTACTTAGTCGGTGGTGCGATCGGCCCCTTCTCGGGGAGAATGGCGGACAAAATCGGACCTGTACTCCCTGCCACCTTCGGTCTCGCGACGCAGATTATTGGTCTGCTGCTCTACGCTCAGTTGGGCATGACCACCGGGCTATGGCTAGTCGTAGTCGCAAGCGTGGTCAATGGCATCGGCTCAAGCAGTTTCTTCCCCGCTAACAACTCAGCAGTAATGAAGGCGGCCCCACGCCAGGTCTTCGGGATCGCGTCAGGCATGTTGAGGACCTTTCAAAATACCGGTATGGTCTTTTCTTTCTCGATGGCGATTCTGATCGCATCGCGTTCGATCCCTCGGCAAGTAGCCTTTGCGATCTTCGTCGGTACCGCTAAACTCCATGGGGAGATCGCACAGGTATTCGTTAACGGGCTACATTCGGCCTTTTACGCATCAATGATCTTTTTAGTGGTTGCAGCCATCCTCTCGGCAACTCGCGTTCGTCACGGCCTCATCACCGCCTCAGCACATAAACCCGTCCACACGCAAAACTGA
- a CDS encoding zf-HC2 domain-containing protein gives MTPDSSSHDLLVEYTLGALGPTKQRAFEEHLITCDECRDAVDRTTMLVLTLESQYPQTSPGPPAPPQPTKVTKLPTVWLARAGILIAGIAAGLLVGVSIAHTPATTAKPTDVIAMSSNQTGVNGSLALYRKPWGTQVHATFANLPTTGKIQMVVATHSGRVTTTWRGTNRSKIALDAALPYAPNAIDWIGVYGDHGDLIDSWQR, from the coding sequence ATGACACCCGATAGTTCATCACACGACCTCTTGGTTGAGTACACGCTTGGAGCCTTGGGCCCCACCAAGCAGCGCGCCTTTGAGGAGCACCTGATCACCTGCGACGAATGTCGCGATGCGGTTGACCGTACTACCATGTTGGTTCTTACGCTTGAGAGCCAGTACCCGCAAACCAGTCCCGGGCCACCAGCACCGCCTCAACCTACCAAGGTCACGAAGCTACCGACCGTTTGGCTCGCACGAGCTGGCATTCTCATTGCCGGTATCGCTGCTGGCCTCCTCGTCGGAGTGTCCATTGCTCACACTCCAGCAACTACCGCCAAACCGACCGACGTCATCGCGATGTCATCGAATCAAACTGGGGTCAATGGGTCGCTTGCTCTGTATCGCAAACCCTGGGGGACTCAGGTGCACGCAACCTTTGCGAACCTCCCCACCACGGGTAAAATCCAAATGGTTGTTGCCACCCACTCGGGGCGAGTTACCACCACGTGGCGTGGCACGAACCGATCCAAGATTGCGCTCGACGCTGCACTTCCGTATGCCCCAAACGCTATCGATTGGATCGGTGTCTACGGCGATCATGGCGACCTGATCGACTCGTGGCAGCGATAG
- a CDS encoding sigma-70 family RNA polymerase sigma factor → MLEVILQDLFESFSPLIRAQVFAIVGDTSVSDDLVQATFLAALDHKDSLLIDKELLKGWLLIVARNRAIDHLRRSSRLSQIDIGTLDYSHEENNSVLDRLVIESAIDTLSSDHRQVVQEVLVNGTPLVHLAAKTGVPEGTLRSRLHYAVKILRTKLDHVHDTR, encoded by the coding sequence ATGCTCGAAGTGATACTGCAAGATCTCTTCGAGTCATTCTCCCCTCTCATTCGTGCTCAAGTGTTCGCCATCGTCGGGGATACCTCGGTCAGCGACGATCTGGTGCAAGCAACATTCCTCGCCGCCCTTGACCACAAGGACTCTCTTCTGATCGATAAAGAGCTGTTAAAAGGTTGGTTGTTGATCGTTGCACGCAACCGTGCTATTGACCATTTGCGCCGATCAAGTCGACTTTCACAAATCGATATTGGCACCTTGGACTACAGCCACGAGGAGAACAATAGCGTCCTCGACCGCCTCGTGATCGAGTCGGCCATCGACACACTCTCCAGCGACCATCGGCAGGTCGTCCAAGAGGTACTGGTGAACGGCACTCCACTGGTGCATCTAGCCGCAAAAACTGGTGTTCCCGAGGGAACCCTGCGATCGCGGCTCCACTACGCTGTCAAAATCCTTCGCACAAAATTGGATCACGTTCATGACACCCGATAG
- a CDS encoding carboxymuconolactone decarboxylase family protein codes for MNDDQHQPWHQVQEDLRQPAKELRAMIPDVLKSYGSLHHSAMASGEISTGTKELIALAVAVALKCDGCITSHARGAARAGVSRQAIAETLGVTILLTGGPGTVYGPRALEAFDEYERDYHPSDS; via the coding sequence ATGAACGACGATCAGCATCAGCCATGGCACCAGGTCCAGGAGGATCTTCGCCAACCTGCGAAGGAACTTCGAGCGATGATCCCTGATGTACTCAAGTCGTATGGCAGTCTCCACCATAGTGCAATGGCCAGTGGCGAGATCAGCACCGGGACGAAGGAGCTTATCGCGTTAGCGGTCGCCGTAGCGCTTAAGTGCGACGGTTGTATCACGTCTCACGCACGTGGGGCAGCCCGAGCCGGAGTAAGTCGCCAGGCCATCGCCGAGACGCTCGGGGTGACCATTTTGCTCACCGGTGGGCCCGGCACGGTGTACGGACCCAGAGCGCTTGAGGCATTCGATGAGTACGAACGCGATTACCACCCGAGCGATAGCTAG
- a CDS encoding HAMP domain-containing sensor histidine kinase has translation MEKLNHVSRTQFPPLRWVGRQLASVRKRTTIAATVVVGLVLLAAFIAVALTLRAALTRNVVNTAKNEADDIVLLVRDGHLPNPLPIPRGDLAAQVVSSHGTVIAYSPNLKGAKALRPPQAVPTRGIVRTEDSARANRLAINGNVDRHTVFVADQVQVPTFLVGVISRSKPASDSHLMAGSNGKPTTFYVYTIASLSSVDASVAALKREFFIVYPIILAVVAISTWILSRRALAPVDQIRRDVEEITALNLSNRVFQPEGDDEIARLAATMNSMLGRLDAAAEQQKQFIADASHELKSPLSALRASLEVGLLHSELTDWQQTAGIALRESERMQRLIEDLLTLAKAEARVQAVRVTVDLDELCRDEVHRIRRTHPGVNIDMSRVSAVRLLGDPEQIRSIVRNLIENAVRYARTTVAVTASTTGPSAIFTVGDDGPGIPLERRDAIFERFTRLDPARSRLQGGSGLGLPIVRSLVELLEGTVMVGSSDLGGAYFRVQLPILAQDQVPSEAANVLPSATPLKEKV, from the coding sequence ATGGAGAAACTCAATCACGTCTCGAGAACGCAGTTCCCTCCGCTTCGTTGGGTCGGACGTCAGCTCGCATCGGTGCGGAAGCGCACCACCATCGCCGCTACTGTCGTCGTCGGCTTAGTACTCCTGGCGGCCTTCATCGCGGTGGCGCTTACCTTGCGGGCTGCGTTGACGCGTAACGTAGTGAACACGGCAAAAAACGAAGCTGACGACATCGTCCTCCTCGTTCGCGATGGGCACCTGCCCAACCCATTGCCCATCCCACGGGGTGACCTTGCCGCCCAGGTCGTGTCCAGCCACGGTACGGTCATTGCGTACTCACCAAACTTAAAAGGGGCGAAAGCCCTGCGCCCCCCCCAAGCGGTACCAACCCGAGGTATCGTACGGACCGAAGACTCCGCTCGCGCCAACCGTCTGGCAATCAACGGTAACGTAGATCGCCACACAGTTTTTGTTGCTGATCAGGTGCAGGTGCCGACCTTCCTCGTCGGCGTAATTTCAAGATCCAAGCCGGCCAGCGACAGCCATCTGATGGCGGGGTCAAACGGCAAACCGACGACCTTCTACGTCTACACCATCGCATCCCTCTCCTCCGTAGACGCTTCGGTGGCGGCCTTAAAACGTGAGTTTTTCATCGTATACCCCATCATCTTGGCAGTCGTCGCCATCTCCACCTGGATTCTGAGTCGCCGAGCCCTTGCTCCAGTCGACCAGATACGACGCGATGTAGAGGAGATCACCGCTCTGAACTTATCCAACCGAGTCTTCCAACCCGAAGGCGACGATGAGATAGCACGACTCGCCGCAACCATGAACTCCATGTTGGGACGACTCGATGCCGCCGCCGAGCAGCAAAAACAGTTTATCGCGGATGCATCTCACGAGCTCAAAAGCCCGCTCTCAGCCCTACGTGCCTCTCTTGAGGTCGGGCTCCTCCACAGCGAGTTAACCGATTGGCAACAGACCGCGGGCATCGCCCTTAGGGAGAGCGAACGCATGCAACGTCTGATCGAAGACCTACTCACGCTCGCAAAAGCAGAGGCCAGGGTGCAGGCAGTTCGGGTCACGGTCGACCTTGATGAACTCTGCCGAGACGAGGTTCATCGTATTCGCCGGACCCATCCTGGAGTCAATATCGATATGTCTCGCGTCAGCGCAGTGCGACTACTGGGCGATCCCGAACAGATCCGCAGCATTGTGCGCAACCTCATCGAAAACGCCGTCCGTTACGCGCGAACAACCGTGGCGGTGACCGCCTCGACGACTGGACCATCCGCCATCTTTACGGTCGGCGACGACGGTCCAGGCATCCCCCTGGAACGAAGGGACGCCATCTTCGAGCGCTTCACTCGTCTGGATCCCGCAAGAAGCCGCCTCCAAGGTGGATCAGGTCTCGGTCTGCCAATCGTGCGTAGTTTGGTCGAACTGCTCGAAGGCACTGTCATGGTCGGGAGTTCTGATCTTGGCGGAGCGTACTTTCGGGTGCAGTTGCCGATCCTCGCGCAAGACCAGGTACCATCGGAGGCGGCTAACGTTCTACCATCAGCAACACCATTAAAGGAAAAGGTTTGA